DNA sequence from the Eptesicus fuscus isolate TK198812 chromosome 7, DD_ASM_mEF_20220401, whole genome shotgun sequence genome:
agTACTAAATCTAGAACTAGAACCTAATTGTCCAGCTCCTAAGAAAATCTGTAAAGACATATGTGAATACAAGTGGATATCATGCCAACTACAAACCTAATTAGCCATTAAGGGAACATGGAACAGTGGCATGAATGCCCCAGAGCTGCGGACCACCCAGGATTTGGTCTTGAGGCCTCtagggccttggcctggtgttCCCTGCCCAGCTTCCATGACGTCAAGCTCTGTCCCCCAGGGCCGCCAGGTTGATGCTGATACCAAGGCTGGGCGCAAGGGCAAAGAGCTGGATGACCTGGTGCCAGAGACCGCTAAGGGCAAGCCAGAGCTGGTAGGTGGGGCGTAGACCCTGCTGGGCTTCTTATTTGCCCCTTTATTTGGGGGCCCCTGCCCGGGAAGGAGAGATGAGAACAGAGGAGCTACAGCAGTGAGGGAGGAAGTCCCGCCCAGGGGTGTCCCTGACTTTGGGAAGAAAGCTCCTTCtgtctgtttctatctctctctctctgtctttctgtttctatctttctctctctgcccctggcTCCTGGTGGTCATTTGTACtcacctctttctctccctccacaaATAGCAGACCTCTGCTTCCCAACAAATGCTCAACTTCCCTGACAAAGGCAAAGAGAAACCGACAGACATGCAGAACTTTGGGCTACGCACAGACATGTACACAAAGAAGAACGTTCCCTCCAAGGTATGGAAGTGTGGGGTGACTCGGCCCGAGCGCCCTCACTCCCCAGAGGTCGCGGCCCCTCTGGTTGACGCCCCGTCTCTCCCCTGCAGAGCAAAGCTGCGGCCAGTGCCACGCGGGAGTGGACGGAGCAGGAgaccctgctgctgctggaggTAATTGGGGCGAGGAAAGGAGAGGCCTGCGCAGCGAAGTGGCCGGGCGCCTGCGCACTCGCGAGCGGGGCCACGTGATCTTGCCCTCAGTCTCTCTCCTTCCCGATGCCTGTCGCACCTGCCCTAGGCAACAGCTCCAGGCCAGAGATTTGGGCCATTTCCTTAACGCCATATCCTTTCTTAGTGCTACTTGGAAGTTCCTTTTGGACCCAGCAGAGTACACAAATACCACAAACAGAGAGCTTTGAAGCCAGCTATCCTTAGTAAGATGGGGGGAGTTGATCTTCAAGGAAAGTGGCTAAGTAAGCGAAGTTGtgtctccaccaccaccaccaggctcTGGAAATGTACAAAGACGACTGGAACAAAGTGTCTGAGCATGTGGGAAGCCGCACGCAGGACGAGTGCATCTTGCATTTTCTTCGTCTTCCCATTGAAGACCCGTACCTGGAGGACTCGGAGGCCTCTCTGGGCCCCCTGGCCTACCAGCCCATCCCTTTCAGTCAGTCAGGCAACCCCGTCATGAGCACTGTTGCCTTCCTGGCCTCCGTCGTCGATCCGCGAGTCGCCTCTGCTGCTGCAAAGTCGGCTCTAGGTAATGTGGAGGGTTCCTGGCCTTCTTGGTTTTCGTtggtttgtttaaatatatttttattgattttagagaggaaaggagagggagagagagagagaatcatcagtgatgagagcgaatcattgatcggctgcctccttcacgccctcaactggggattgagcccacaaccaggcatgtaccctgaccaggaattgaaccctgacctcctggtttataagttgacgctcaaccactgagccacaccagctgggcttagtTTTCGTTTGAAGGACTAGTTACTCAGACCTTGAGACCCTCTCAAGTACGGCTGCCTTATTGGCCTTGTCTTCTGCTGGCATCAGCTCAGGCACCAGTCTGGCTCCATGCTGGTCTGGACGGAGAGATGGGATTTCACCGGGGTGGCCAGAActgcctgcctcccgcccccactcccatcctcatCCTCTCTGGATCTTGCAGAGGAGTTCTCTAAAATGAAGGAGGAGGTACCCACCGCCTTGGTGGAGGCCCATGTTCGGAAAGTGGAGGAAGCAGCCAAAGTGACAGGCAGGGCAGACCCAGCCTTCGGTCTGGAAAGCAGTGGAATTGCCGGAACCACCTCTGATGAGCCCGAGCGCATTGGTAAGGCTGGCAAGCTCCCagaattctcccctccccctggcttccCTGTGCCATCCCTGCTTCGGTCGGCCTCAGAGCACAAGGCGAATGGGAGATTGGTGGGGGTTTTGTTTTCCCCAGGACTTTACCTGAGGGACTATGGCTCCCTATTGATGCTCTCACTAAGATTTTggccaggagaggggctggggaagagTGCTGTAGAGACAGACTCTGTATCAGCCACTTCCCGTTTCCTCTTCCCACGGGCCCAGAGGAGAGCGGGACTGACGAGGCGCGGGCGGAGGGCCAGGCCGCAGAGGAGAAGAAGGAGCCCAAGGTATAGCTGGattgacctgggctggggagctggggtggggtggcagcaTGGTGATGGGGAGCTGGCTTAGTCCAGCTCAGGCAAGAGATGGCTAGGCTTCTCCTGGAGCCAAACTACCTCCCAAGTAAGAGGTGTAAATTCATTTCCCAGTCCAGACCCTGTGTGAGAAGCAGTCACCCTGATATCCTCTACTTTTCTTTCCCTGGGGCTTCAGGAACCCCGAGAAGGAGTTGGGGCCGTGGAGGAAGAAGCAAAAGAGAAGACTAGCGAGGCTCCCAAGAAGGacgaagagaaagggaaagaaggcgACAGCGAGAAGGAGTCCGAGAAGAGTGACGGGGACCCCATCGGTGAGCCTCCCAGCACAGCAGGGTGGTTCAGTTCAGGGAGCgaagggaggggccgtgggactAACAGCCCTGTGCCTGGCCCAGTTGACCCTGAGAAGGACAAGGAGCcaaaggaggggcaggaggaagtgCTGAAGGAAGTGGTGGAGtcggagggggagaggaagaccAAGGTGGAGAGGGACATCGGTGAGGGCAATCTCTCCACCGCTGCTGCCGCTGCGCTGGCCGCCGCCGCTGTGAAGGCCAAGGTGAGGGCCCAGAAAACCCAAGGGGGAGGTGCCCCTTCTCTGACCTCACTTCACCTGGAGGAAATCCTTCCTTATCCCTTGAATAACGCTgcccatttcctttttctttgatcCTAAGAGGGAGGGTTGGTCATCACTGTTCTAAGTTTTTTTAAGCTTTGATTATttgattagaggcccggtgaggtccctcggcctggcctgcgccctctcgcaatctgggactcctcaggggatgtcggactgccggttacggcccgatccctgcaggccaggccgagagaccccactgttacatgaatctgtgcactggacctctggtgtgcatataagatctttgattaatttcttcctgccctccctcctccccctttccctctgagattcatcaggctgttccatgtttccatgcttgtacgttgagcatctgcccctggtggtcattgcacgtcatagctactggtcaaatagtcgaatggttgcttaggtttttatttatatagattatttGACTTTGTCTTATCCTTTGCCACACTTGATTTTTCTTCATGttctcttaaaaatatcaagCCTGTTTTACGCTCTGGGCTGTGACCACAgcaagttgtttcttttttttttttttttttagcaagttgTTTCTTAAAACCTGCTACCTTTCTCTGCCCCGGAATGTCTTCCACTGGGTCTTCCCACTGACATGCCTTCCACCCCTCCTTCCCTAGCACTTGGCTGCTGTTGAGGAGAGGAAAATCAAATCTCTGGTGGCCCTGCTAGTGGAGACCCAGATGAAAAAGTTGGAGATCAAACTCCGGCACTTTGAGGAGCTGGAGACGATCATGGACCGGGAGCGAGAAGCAGTGAGTAATGTTCCCTAGGGGTTCAGCAGAGCCCAGGGGCCCCACCTCGATGCTGAGCTGTGCCTCAGTTGAGGACgggcagtggggagaggagagcagcAGAGCAGAAAGCCTGAGATGGACAGGGCTCCAAAGCAAGAGTGGAACAGCCCAAGCCAGGGCGGGGGAGCCAGCCCCAGGCAGTTAAGGACAAGTGGCCACAGGGGAAGCCTGGAGGCTGCGGTGCCCACAGTGTCAGCTCCTCCACGGGGCAGAGATCCTAGTTGGTTTCTGATCAGCATCTCCAGGTCCTTGAACAGTGCTTGGCCCATAGTAAACtctcagtaagtatttattgagggATTGAACAAATTTAAGGCATGATGAGAGGGTAGAGGCTTCAGATCCAGGAGATGGACTTGAAAAGGGGATGGGATAGGTAAGCTATAGACCACTTTGTCTTTGAGAAgttgtaaaaagaaagagaagagccctagcctgtttggctcattggatagagcgtcggtcctgggttcaattctagtcaagggcatatgcctgggttgctggctcagtccacaggaggtagtcaatcagtgattgtctctcatcattgatgtttctatctctctctccctctccctttctctctgaaataaataaaaatattttaaaaagaaaagaaagagaagacaggGCCCCTGCCCTCAGAGAATTTACAGTTTAATTAGAGTCATCAAATATATATGGTATGGAGACATAAAAAAACAGTTAATGCTTAAAGTACCTGACAAATTCAAATTAAGAGATTTCAAATCAAGTATGTAAGTCCTGAGGCGATAACAGAATCAAGGCCAAAAGCTCAGAGGCTAGTGAATTGATCTGAGATGGCTCCCTAAGAATGATGAGTTTTTAGCcaatttttaaggaagaaaagaacatGAATTGACAGGAGGACTGGAAAGGTTTTCCAAATTTATGACAAGTGCAAAGCTCTGGAGCTGAAATCAGCAAGGGCTATCCCCAGATTAACACCGTTGCAATGAGAAGCTGTGTGGGCAGTgagaagatgggggggggggggggggcgctgaagCCCTGACTTAGTTTTGATGTGGGAACCACCGGAATGAGAGGCTGGGTTTGtcagaaaataaagcagggggAAGGTGCTTGCTTTGGGGTCTTCTGAACACGGGTGACAGTACTCAATTGGCACCGGCAGCTGGAGTATCAGAGGCAGCAGCTCCTGGCCGACAGGCAAGCCTTCCACATGGAGCAGCTGAAGTATGCGGAGATGAGGGCTCGGCAGCAGCACTTCCAACAAatgcaccagcagcagcagcagccaccaccagccctgcccccaggctcccagcccatCCCACCTACAGGCGCTGCTGGGCCACCCACAGTCCATGGCTTGGCTATGGCTCCGGCCTCTGTGGCCCCTGCTCCTGCTagcagtggggtccctcctgGAAGCTTGGGCCCCTCTGAACAGATTGGGCAGACAGGGTCAACTGCAGGGCCACAGCAGCAACAACCAGCCGGAGCCCCCCAACCTGGGGCAGTCCCACCAGGGGTACCACCCCCTGGACCCCATGGTAAGTGATGGGTTCTTGAACTCTTGCTGACCAGAGCGATCCAGGTGGACGTTCCAGGTCACCTTGGAGGGGACACGTGGTAGGATTGGAGATTGGATTGGCCTCGGTTTCTTCTGCTGGGCCCACCTCGGCTATATCCTTAAGCCGGCAGGGGTCTTTCCCCAAACCCAGATCTTCAGAGTTTTGCTCCAAGGATTTACTACTAATTCTAGTGTCAGGAAAAGGGAAGGTGGTGCCTGGGAGTGGCTAGATCATCCTCCCTATAAAAGTGAGTTGATACGTGAGATTTTCTGTCTCTGATCATCTGGATCTCTCTTCTCTATTCCCAGGCCCCTCACCGTTCCCCAACCAACAAACTCCTCCCTCAATGATGCCAGGGGCAGTGCCGGGCAGCGGGCACCCAGGCGTGGCGGGTAATGCTCCTTTGGGTTTGCCTTTCGGCatgccgcctcctcctcctcctgctccatccATCATCCCATTTGGTAGTCTAGCCGACTCCATCAGTATtaacctcccccctcctcctaaCCTGCATGGGCATCACCACCATCTCCCGTTCGCCCCGGGCACTCTCCCCCCACCTAACCTGCCTGTGTCCATGGCGAACCCTCTACATCCTAACCTGCCGGCGACCACCACCATGCCATCTTCCTTGCCTCTCGGGCCGGGGCTCGGATCCGCCGCAGCCCAGAGCCCTGCCATTGTGGCAGCTGTTCAGGGCAACCTCCTGCCCAGTGCCAGCCCACTGCCAGGTGAGAAGGGTCCTGGACGGGAGAagggtgcgggggaggggtccacacggggagaggagggcagggggaagggctCAGGTACTCGGTGAGCGCTCTGGTAAAATTAGAACACAGGAGGAAGGGCCTCTCTGGCTGCCCTCCACCATCCCCCGGCCTGGCAGCTGCCACCTCTGGGATGACGTTGGGGCCCTTCTCTGGTGGGTCACGGAGGAGTCCTGTGGCAGAGCATCTCAGCTGTAAACTTGGAAAGCAGCTACCTGAGTGCATGATGATTGGCACCCCCTTTGCTTGTCCCCATCATGCTCAGATGCCCATTTAGGGTTcccgtgggggcaggaggaggatcTCAGGTCTGTCacttttcccagtgggaggtgggagaggttgggAAAGGAAGTTGTATGTTGTGGGTACCTCATTCATCTACCCACCCATTGCACGCCTTGCCCAGTTCTGTTTGTCCGTGGTGCCCTCTCTCCTGCTCACCCTAGCTGATTcatcttccctttctccacaGACCCAGGCACCCCCTTGCCTCCAGACCCCACAGCCCCGAGCCCAGGCACGGTCACCCCTGTGCCACCTCCACAGTGAGGAGCCAGCCAGacatctctccctcaccccccatgAAGATCAAGGTTCCaggacagccctcccccaccactgGGACTCTT
Encoded proteins:
- the SMARCC2 gene encoding SWI/SNF complex subunit SMARCC2 isoform X3, which produces MAVRKKDGGPNVKYYEAADTVTQFDNVRLWLGKNYKKYIQAEPPTNKSLSSLVVQLLQFQEEVFGKHVSNAPLTKLPIKCFLDFKAGGSLCHILAAAYKFKSDQGWRRYDFQNPSRMDRNVEMFMTIEKSLVQNNCLSRPNIFLCPEIEPKLLGKLKDIIKRHQGTVTEDRNSASHVVYPVPGNLEEEEWVRPVMKRDKQVLLHWGYYPDSYDTWIPASEIEASVEDAPTPEKPRKVHAKWILDTDTFNEWMNEEDYEVNDDKNPVSRRKKISAKTLTDEVNSPDSDRRDKKGGNYKKRKRSPSPSPTPEAKKKNAKKGPSTPYTKSKRGHREEEQEDLTKDMDEPSPVPNVEEVTLPKTVNTKKDSESAPVKGGTVTDLDEQEDESMETTGKDEDENSTGNKGEQTKNPDLHEDNVTEQTHHIIIPSYAAWFDYNSVHAIERRALPEFFNGKNKSKTPEIYLAYRNFMIDTYRLNPQEYLTSTACRRNLAGDVCAIMRVHAFLEQWGLINYQVDAESRPTPMGPPPTSHFHVLADTPSGLVPLQPKTPQTSASQQMLNFPDKGKEKPTDMQNFGLRTDMYTKKNVPSKSKAAASATREWTEQETLLLLEALEMYKDDWNKVSEHVGSRTQDECILHFLRLPIEDPYLEDSEASLGPLAYQPIPFSQSGNPVMSTVAFLASVVDPRVASAAAKSALEEFSKMKEEVPTALVEAHVRKVEEAAKVTGRADPAFGLESSGIAGTTSDEPERIEESGTDEARAEGQAAEEKKEPKEPREGVGAVEEEAKEKTSEAPKKDEEKGKEGDSEKESEKSDGDPIVDPEKDKEPKEGQEEVLKEVVESEGERKTKVERDIGEGNLSTAAAAALAAAAVKAKHLAAVEERKIKSLVALLVETQMKKLEIKLRHFEELETIMDREREALEYQRQQLLADRQAFHMEQLKYAEMRARQQHFQQMHQQQQQPPPALPPGSQPIPPTGAAGPPTVHGLAMAPASVAPAPASSGVPPGSLGPSEQIGQTGSTAGPQQQQPAGAPQPGAVPPGVPPPGPHGPSPFPNQQTPPSMMPGAVPGSGHPGVAGNAPLGLPFGMPPPPPPAPSIIPFGSLADSISINLPPPPNLHGHHHHLPFAPGTLPPPNLPVSMANPLHPNLPATTTMPSSLPLGPGLGSAAAQSPAIVAAVQGNLLPSASPLPDPGTPLPPDPTAPSPGTVTPVPPPQ
- the SMARCC2 gene encoding SWI/SNF complex subunit SMARCC2 isoform X1, whose amino-acid sequence is MAVRKKDGGPNVKYYEAADTVTQFDNVRLWLGKNYKKYIQAEPPTNKSLSSLVVQLLQFQEEVFGKHVSNAPLTKLPIKCFLDFKAGGSLCHILAAAYKFKSDQGWRRYDFQNPSRMDRNVEMFMTIEKSLVQNNCLSRPNIFLCPEIEPKLLGKLKDIIKRHQGTVTEDRNSASHVVYPVPGNLEEEEWVRPVMKRDKQVLLHWGYYPDSYDTWIPASEIEASVEDAPTPEKPRKVHAKWILDTDTFNEWMNEEDYEVNDDKNPVSRRKKISAKTLTDEVNSPDSDRRDKKGGNYKKRKRSPSPSPTPEAKKKNAKKGPSTPYTKSKRGHREEEQEDLTKDMDEPSPVPNVEEVTLPKTVNTKKDSESAPVKGGTVTDLDEQEDESMETTGKDEDENSTGNKGEQTKNPDLHEDNVTEQTHHIIIPSYAAWFDYNSVHAIERRALPEFFNGKNKSKTPEIYLAYRNFMIDTYRLNPQEYLTSTACRRNLAGDVCAIMRVHAFLEQWGLINYQVDAESRPTPMGPPPTSHFHVLADTPSGLVPLQPKTPQGRQVDADTKAGRKGKELDDLVPETAKGKPELTSASQQMLNFPDKGKEKPTDMQNFGLRTDMYTKKNVPSKSKAAASATREWTEQETLLLLEALEMYKDDWNKVSEHVGSRTQDECILHFLRLPIEDPYLEDSEASLGPLAYQPIPFSQSGNPVMSTVAFLASVVDPRVASAAAKSALEEFSKMKEEVPTALVEAHVRKVEEAAKVTGRADPAFGLESSGIAGTTSDEPERIEESGTDEARAEGQAAEEKKEPKEPREGVGAVEEEAKEKTSEAPKKDEEKGKEGDSEKESEKSDGDPIVDPEKDKEPKEGQEEVLKEVVESEGERKTKVERDIGEGNLSTAAAAALAAAAVKAKHLAAVEERKIKSLVALLVETQMKKLEIKLRHFEELETIMDREREALEYQRQQLLADRQAFHMEQLKYAEMRARQQHFQQMHQQQQQPPPALPPGSQPIPPTGAAGPPTVHGLAMAPASVAPAPASSGVPPGSLGPSEQIGQTGSTAGPQQQQPAGAPQPGAVPPGVPPPGPHGPSPFPNQQTPPSMMPGAVPGSGHPGVAGNAPLGLPFGMPPPPPPAPSIIPFGSLADSISINLPPPPNLHGHHHHLPFAPGTLPPPNLPVSMANPLHPNLPATTTMPSSLPLGPGLGSAAAQSPAIVAAVQGNLLPSASPLPDPGTPLPPDPTAPSPGTVTPVPPPQ
- the SMARCC2 gene encoding SWI/SNF complex subunit SMARCC2 isoform X2, with the protein product MAVRKKDGGPNVKYYEAADTVTQFDNVRLWLGKNYKKYIQAEPPTNKSLSSLVVQLLQFQEEVFGKHVSNAPLTKLPIKCFLDFKAGGSLCHILAAAYKFKSDQGWRRYDFQNPSRMDRNVEMFMTIEKSLVQNNCLSRPNIFLCPEIEPKLLGKLKDIIKRHQGTVTEDRNSASHVVYPVPGNLEEEEWVRPVMKRDKQVLLHWGYYPDSYDTWIPASEIEASVEDAPTPEKPRKVHAKWILDTDTFNEWMNEEDYEVNDDKNPVSRRKKISAKTLTDEVNSPDSDRRDKKGGNYKKRKRSPSPSPTPEAKKKNAKKGPSTPYTKSKRGHREEEQEDLTKDMDEPSPVPNVEEVTLPKTVNTKKDSESAPVKGGTVTDLDEQEDESMETTGKDEDENSTGNKGEQTKNPDLHEDNVTEQTHHIIIPSYAAWFDYNSVHAIERRALPEFFNGKNKSKTPEIYLAYRNFMIDTYRLNPQEYLTSTACRRNLAGDVCAIMRVHAFLEQWGLINYQVDAESRPTPMGPPPTSHFHVLADTPSGLVPLQPKTPQQTSASQQMLNFPDKGKEKPTDMQNFGLRTDMYTKKNVPSKSKAAASATREWTEQETLLLLEALEMYKDDWNKVSEHVGSRTQDECILHFLRLPIEDPYLEDSEASLGPLAYQPIPFSQSGNPVMSTVAFLASVVDPRVASAAAKSALEEFSKMKEEVPTALVEAHVRKVEEAAKVTGRADPAFGLESSGIAGTTSDEPERIEESGTDEARAEGQAAEEKKEPKEPREGVGAVEEEAKEKTSEAPKKDEEKGKEGDSEKESEKSDGDPIVDPEKDKEPKEGQEEVLKEVVESEGERKTKVERDIGEGNLSTAAAAALAAAAVKAKHLAAVEERKIKSLVALLVETQMKKLEIKLRHFEELETIMDREREALEYQRQQLLADRQAFHMEQLKYAEMRARQQHFQQMHQQQQQPPPALPPGSQPIPPTGAAGPPTVHGLAMAPASVAPAPASSGVPPGSLGPSEQIGQTGSTAGPQQQQPAGAPQPGAVPPGVPPPGPHGPSPFPNQQTPPSMMPGAVPGSGHPGVAGNAPLGLPFGMPPPPPPAPSIIPFGSLADSISINLPPPPNLHGHHHHLPFAPGTLPPPNLPVSMANPLHPNLPATTTMPSSLPLGPGLGSAAAQSPAIVAAVQGNLLPSASPLPDPGTPLPPDPTAPSPGTVTPVPPPQ
- the SMARCC2 gene encoding SWI/SNF complex subunit SMARCC2 isoform X5 → MAVRKKDGGPNVKYYEAADTVTQFDNVRLWLGKNYKKYIQAEPPTNKSLSSLVVQLLQFQEEVFGKHVSNAPLTKLPIKCFLDFKAGGSLCHILAAAYKFKSDQGWRRYDFQNPSRMDRNVEMFMTIEKSLVQNNCLSRPNIFLCPEIEPKLLGKLKDIIKRHQGTVTEDRNSASHVVYPVPGNLEEEEWVRPVMKRDKQVLLHWGYYPDSYDTWIPASEIEASVEDAPTPEKPRKVHAKWILDTDTFNEWMNEEDYEVNDDKNPVSRRKKISAKTLTDEVNSPDSDRRDKKGGNYKKRKRSPSPSPTPEAKKKNAKKGPSTPYTKSKRGHREEEQEDLTKDMDEPSPVPNVEEVTLPKTVNTKKDSESAPVKGGTVTDLDEQEDESMETTGKDEDENSTGNKGEQTKNPDLHEDNVTEQTHHIIIPSYAAWFDYNSVHAIERRALPEFFNGKNKSKTPEIYLAYRNFMIDTYRLNPQEYLTSTACRRNLAGDVCAIMRVHAFLEQWGLINYQVDAESRPTPMGPPPTSHFHVLADTPSGLVPLQPKTPQQTSASQQMLNFPDKGKEKPTDMQNFGLRTDMYTKKNVPSKSKAAASATREWTEQETLLLLEALEMYKDDWNKVSEHVGSRTQDECILHFLRLPIEDPYLEDSEASLGPLAYQPIPFSQSGNPVMSTVAFLASVVDPRVASAAAKSALEEFSKMKEEVPTALVEAHVRKVEEAAKVTGRADPAFGLESSGIAGTTSDEPERIEESGTDEARAEGQAAEEKKEPKEPREGVGAVEEEAKEKTSEAPKKDEEKGKEGDSEKESEKSDGDPIVDPEKDKEPKEGQEEVLKEVVESEGERKTKVERDIGEGNLSTAAAAALAAAAVKAKHLAAVEERKIKSLVALLVETQMKKLEIKLRHFEELETIMDREREALEYQRQQLLADRQAFHMEQLKYAEMRARQQHFQQMHQQQQQPPPALPPGSQPIPPTGAAGPPTVHGLAMAPASVAPAPASSGVPPGSLGPSEQIGQTGSTAGPQQQQPAGAPQPGAVPPGVPPPGPHGPSPFPNQQTPPSMMPGAVPGSGHPGVADPGTPLPPDPTAPSPGTVTPVPPPQ
- the SMARCC2 gene encoding SWI/SNF complex subunit SMARCC2 isoform X6, whose amino-acid sequence is MAVRKKDGGPNVKYYEAADTVTQFDNVRLWLGKNYKKYIQAEPPTNKSLSSLVVQLLQFQEEVFGKHVSNAPLTKLPIKCFLDFKAGGSLCHILAAAYKFKSDQGWRRYDFQNPSRMDRNVEMFMTIEKSLVQNNCLSRPNIFLCPEIEPKLLGKLKDIIKRHQGTVTEDRNSASHVVYPVPGNLEEEEWVRPVMKRDKQVLLHWGYYPDSYDTWIPASEIEASVEDAPTPEKPRKVHAKWILDTDTFNEWMNEEDYEVNDDKNPVSRRKKISAKTLTDEVNSPDSDRRDKKGGNYKKRKRSPSPSPTPEAKKKNAKKGPSTPYTKSKRGHREEEQEDLTKDMDEPSPVPNVEEVTLPKTVNTKKDSESAPVKGGTVTDLDEQEDESMETTGKDEDENSTGNKGEQTKNPDLHEDNVTEQTHHIIIPSYAAWFDYNSVHAIERRALPEFFNGKNKSKTPEIYLAYRNFMIDTYRLNPQEYLTSTACRRNLAGDVCAIMRVHAFLEQWGLINYQVDAESRPTPMGPPPTSHFHVLADTPSGLVPLQPKTPQGRQVDADTKAGRKGKELDDLVPETAKGKPELQTSASQQMLNFPDKGKEKPTDMQNFGLRTDMYTKKNVPSKSKAAASATREWTEQETLLLLEALEMYKDDWNKVSEHVGSRTQDECILHFLRLPIEDPYLEDSEASLGPLAYQPIPFSQSGNPVMSTVAFLASVVDPRVASAAAKSALEEFSKMKEEVPTALVEAHVRKVEEAAKVTGRADPAFGLESSGIAGTTSDEPERIEESGTDEARAEGQAAEEKKEPKEPREGVGAVEEEAKEKTSEAPKKDEEKGKEGDSEKESEKSDGDPIVDPEKDKEPKEGQEEVLKEVVESEGERKTKVERDIGEGNLSTAAAAALAAAAVKAKHLAAVEERKIKSLVALLVETQMKKLEIKLRHFEELETIMDREREALEYQRQQLLADRQAFHMEQLKYAEMRARQQHFQQMHQQQQQPPPALPPGSQPIPPTGAAGPPTVHGLAMAPASVAPAPASSGVPPGSLGPSEQIGQTGSTAGPQQQQPAGAPQPGAVPPGVPPPGPHGPSPFPNQQTPPSMMPGAVPGSGHPGVAGNAPLGLPFGMPPPPPPAPSIIPFGSLADSISINLPPPPNLHGHHHHLPFAPGTLPPPNLPVSMANPLHPNLPATTTMPSSLPLGPGLGSAAAQSPAIVAAVQGNLLPSASPLPDPGTPLPPDPTAPSPGTVTPVPPPQ
- the SMARCC2 gene encoding SWI/SNF complex subunit SMARCC2 isoform X4, with translation MAVRKKDGGPNVKYYEAADTVTQFDNVRLWLGKNYKKYIQAEPPTNKSLSSLVVQLLQFQEEVFGKHVSNAPLTKLPIKCFLDFKAGGSLCHILAAAYKFKSDQGWRRYDFQNPSRMDRNVEMFMTIEKSLVQNNCLSRPNIFLCPEIEPKLLGKLKDIIKRHQGTVTEDRNSASHVVYPVPGNLEEEEWVRPVMKRDKQVLLHWGYYPDSYDTWIPASEIEASVEDAPTPEKPRKVHAKWILDTDTFNEWMNEEDYEVNDDKNPVSRRKKISAKTLTDEVNSPDSDRRDKKGGNYKKRKRSPSPSPTPEAKKKNAKKGPSTPYTKSKRGHREEEQEDLTKDMDEPSPVPNVEEVTLPKTVNTKKDSESAPVKGGTVTDLDEQEDESMETTGKDEDENSTGNKGEQTKNPDLHEDNVTEQTHHIIIPSYAAWFDYNSVHAIERRALPEFFNGKNKSKTPEIYLAYRNFMIDTYRLNPQEYLTSTACRRNLAGDVCAIMRVHAFLEQWGLINYQVDAESRPTPMGPPPTSHFHVLADTPSGLVPLQPKTPQGRQVDADTKAGRKGKELDDLVPETAKGKPELQTSASQQMLNFPDKGKEKPTDMQNFGLRTDMYTKKNVPSKSKAAASATREWTEQETLLLLEALEMYKDDWNKVSEHVGSRTQDECILHFLRLPIEDPYLEDSEASLGPLAYQPIPFSQSGNPVMSTVAFLASVVDPRVASAAAKSALEEFSKMKEEVPTALVEAHVRKVEEAAKVTGRADPAFGLESSGIAGTTSDEPERIEESGTDEARAEGQAAEEKKEPKEPREGVGAVEEEAKEKTSEAPKKDEEKGKEGDSEKESEKSDGDPIVDPEKDKEPKEGQEEVLKEVVESEGERKTKVERDIGEGNLSTAAAAALAAAAVKAKHLAAVEERKIKSLVALLVETQMKKLEIKLRHFEELETIMDREREALEYQRQQLLADRQAFHMEQLKYAEMRARQQHFQQMHQQQQQPPPALPPGSQPIPPTGAAGPPTVHGLAMAPASVAPAPASSGVPPGSLGPSEQIGQTGSTAGPQQQQPAGAPQPGAVPPGVPPPGPHGPSPFPNQQTPPSMMPGAVPGSGHPGVADPGTPLPPDPTAPSPGTVTPVPPPQ